A DNA window from Candidatus Desulfatibia profunda contains the following coding sequences:
- a CDS encoding PilZ domain-containing protein yields METAEKTNDKRKHRRFEVQDGAYTVLSYQPTIMGQIVNISTDGLAVVYEGKRLEASTEIDLFISDAGFYLEQIPVKTISDHKVAGGFPFISKTKWQRSIQFEELNDDQKTELERFIQCYASMRKRSDKDRRQCDDPQYDGPERRSCADRRIVKG; encoded by the coding sequence ATGGAAACAGCAGAAAAAACAAATGATAAACGCAAGCATCGGCGGTTTGAGGTTCAGGATGGAGCCTATACGGTGCTCAGTTATCAACCCACAATAATGGGCCAGATTGTAAATATAAGCACGGACGGCCTTGCGGTTGTTTATGAGGGGAAGCGCTTGGAGGCATCCACCGAAATCGATTTGTTCATATCGGATGCCGGTTTTTATCTTGAACAAATACCGGTCAAGACCATTTCAGATCATAAAGTAGCCGGAGGGTTCCCGTTCATTTCCAAGACAAAATGGCAGCGGAGCATACAGTTTGAGGAACTCAACGACGATCAGAAAACTGAGCTGGAACGTTTCATTCAGTGCTATGCCTCCATGAGGAAGCGTTCCGACAAAGATCGCCGACAGTGCGATGATCCTCAATATGATGGCCCTGAAAGAAGAAGTTGTGCTGATCGAAGGATCGTAAAAGGTTAG